A stretch of Imperialibacter roseus DNA encodes these proteins:
- a CDS encoding EVE domain-containing protein has protein sequence MNYWLIKSEPETFSWDKFVSMGGDMWDGVRNYAARNFMKDMKVGDLALFYHSVKEKSCVGLARVAKEYYPDPTAKPEEKDTWVVVDFVPVQKLKRPVSLGEIKQDERLSEMALIKLSRLSVQPVKKEEFDIIIQKSEE, from the coding sequence ATGAACTATTGGCTGATAAAATCTGAACCAGAAACTTTTTCCTGGGACAAATTCGTGAGCATGGGTGGCGACATGTGGGATGGTGTGAGAAACTACGCTGCCCGCAACTTCATGAAAGACATGAAGGTAGGGGACTTGGCTCTTTTTTATCATAGTGTCAAAGAAAAGTCGTGTGTGGGGCTGGCCAGGGTAGCGAAAGAGTATTATCCGGATCCGACAGCCAAGCCAGAAGAAAAAGACACCTGGGTGGTCGTGGATTTTGTGCCGGTGCAAAAACTCAAAAGGCCAGTGAGCCTTGGAGAGATCAAGCAAGATGAGCGATTGTCCGAAATGGCACTTATCAAGCTTTCGAGACTGTCGGTGCAGCCTGTCAAGAAGGAAGAGTTTGATATAATTATTCAAAAATCCGAAGAATAG
- a CDS encoding SixA phosphatase family protein, whose amino-acid sequence MKTIYLVRHAKSSWDFPELDDFQRPLSSRGKSDAPRMGKFLNDQQIHPDLVVSSPAERAIKTAKKVAAELGIDKREIVTDKSVYHAWPDRLLKVVVELDDQHTSVMLFGHNPGLTEFANQLAGASIENIPTTGAVGISFEVNYWRDIGYEAGKLLFFHYPKGLPEGY is encoded by the coding sequence ATGAAGACAATCTATCTTGTACGGCACGCAAAATCGAGCTGGGACTTCCCTGAGCTGGACGACTTCCAAAGGCCACTAAGCAGCCGGGGCAAATCAGATGCTCCGAGGATGGGCAAGTTCCTTAATGATCAACAAATTCACCCTGACCTTGTAGTCAGCAGCCCAGCGGAACGAGCCATCAAGACTGCTAAAAAGGTGGCTGCGGAGCTTGGAATTGACAAAAGAGAAATCGTCACTGACAAATCTGTTTATCATGCCTGGCCAGACAGGTTGCTGAAGGTGGTGGTTGAACTAGACGACCAACACACGTCGGTGATGCTTTTTGGCCACAACCCTGGCCTTACGGAGTTTGCCAACCAACTGGCTGGAGCGTCCATCGAGAATATTCCGACCACCGGAGCCGTTGGCATTTCATTCGAAGTAAACTACTGGCGGGACATTGGCTACGAGGCGGGCAAGCTGCTTTTCTTTCACTACCCGAAGGGCTTACCGGAGGGGTATTGA
- a CDS encoding MBG domain-containing protein yields the protein MAGVVTTYLLVALNSPVWAQNFQVKSTWLSGEKTTNHQIPHYGEKGVPTTETQPGARKNMVSWEDGQGNLWIFGGYGLNEDGKIGYLNDLWMWDGQFWTWKSGSKEVNINGAYGAKNVASESSFPGGRNNAVGWTDQNGSLWLFGGFGYDNSAVEPGQLNDLWKWDESKWVWVSGSDVDRQTGVYGTLGVSSAANVPGSRQLSTVSKGVNGEAYIFGGQGYSASGEGFLNDLWKWDGENWTWVAGISDDGEYGNYGTQMVAASSNTPGARIAPTSWVDQNGNYWLFGGYGYATSQLGTLNDLWVWDGQQWMWVKGSNLNYSDGNFGQQNVTESSNTPRALSGAVIWREENGNVLLFGGSWGQLDDQYSGDLWRWDGVNWTWVKGSGKQNQISLFGEQGIPSSSNLPGSRFYPAVWHDPDGYVHIYGGVGHDAHLAYGDALCDWWKWDGTDWTWESGYQQIVVPGNFGSKGVPSSENIPGPRRNAASWLDSQNNFWLFGGVGLDGSYSTGSLNDLWKWDGDVWTWVSGSSSMMQRGNYGAQGVASASNTPGARFGSVTWTDTEDNLWLFGGWGNDGNGYHSLLNDLWKWDGENWVWVSGSKLSKSQGMYGILGIGDASNQPPCRYNASSWVDLQGNLWLFGGSSFTENGQTVALNDLWKWDGEVWTWMSGSDAPNGQGIYGTKDVADPANSPGARSMASSAVDQEGNLWLFGGGGFSDLWKWDGSAWTWVNGSDELYKHPIYGFLNVPDPSNRPGYRQEAFAWFDSSGRFWFFGGSGYDMQASNELWVREEGVWRWVKGNGVTSAKFGSYDKMRESSFDSYPGGRKSMAAGVAPDGALYIFGGLGQPVHVRSERNDFWRLEIGSFEAVIEFPAMPDKTFGDAPFELIVEGGIPETPFVFQSSNEEVAIVDGSTLTIVGAGEAVISASQPAANDYFSPAPVLQTLVVHKAPLIISALDKEVVYQENMQDLLEVSSEGFVNDDDVDDLEGELQYEAIPTSVGDYAGAIVPFGLSSSNYEISYFAGDLTVLPRPISVVAIDKEKFYGASDPDFSFKVTEGSLVGEDLWSGVLQREVGEAIGSYGINQGTLSAGENYLLSFIGATFTIEIAPILITADANSKIYGSADPLLSFEILEGALKDGDEFSGSLHREEGETAGEYVIDIGLLTAGNNYLVTLKPSTFKIEPRPMTITANSASKTYGETDPDLTYRVSAGEVLESDEFTGALTRTEGENAGEYAIEQGSLTLGSNYAIDFTGGVFLIQKASQTIQFDDLPDVSLSISELSLNATATSGLPVNYTVSGSAELDDNNKLTLLDAGEVLVTASQSGNSNYLAALDVTHAFSVLADVRIDQEITFELISSVMVGHEPIELSASASSGLAIEYSIEGPGEINEGLLTVTGAGEIIITAGQPGNEEYKPAIPVTREMEVTAMLTISGKVTTPDGEAVAGKVQLFYKTGGLAKQIDTSDGSYLFEHLATGEYYLRMVSLGELSKDYYPTYYFHGLHWEHALSIELSGESLSGIDWELIAKDHDDGHHGKGHVRGRVVSSEEGDGAKIIRGRLLDGTPMPDVSVYLFGEGGTVYAEAVSDDSGDFEIRNIEAGRYFLFIDVVGAAADANQNTLEIDETHTLEVTASVGSAGVSITIAEVLKASAEAFDVSFYPNPVSGELKIELPEVANAGTFTLSTYDLLGRLLHSVSTSNHLVILEVRDYKPGVYLVMIKDVSGKNLHILKIIKE from the coding sequence ATGGCAGGAGTAGTAACAACATATCTGCTAGTCGCTCTAAATTCACCGGTGTGGGCGCAGAATTTCCAGGTAAAATCGACCTGGCTATCTGGTGAAAAAACGACCAACCACCAAATCCCTCATTATGGAGAGAAAGGAGTGCCAACTACTGAAACCCAGCCCGGCGCCCGAAAGAATATGGTGAGCTGGGAAGACGGTCAGGGAAATCTTTGGATTTTTGGAGGTTATGGCCTGAATGAGGACGGCAAAATTGGGTATTTGAATGATTTGTGGATGTGGGATGGGCAATTTTGGACGTGGAAAAGCGGAAGCAAAGAGGTAAATATTAATGGAGCATACGGTGCTAAGAACGTTGCATCAGAAAGCAGCTTCCCAGGGGGACGAAATAATGCTGTTGGATGGACAGATCAAAATGGCAGCCTGTGGTTGTTTGGAGGCTTTGGTTATGATAATAGTGCTGTTGAACCCGGTCAGTTGAACGACCTTTGGAAGTGGGATGAAAGCAAATGGGTATGGGTAAGTGGATCTGATGTAGATAGACAAACAGGTGTTTACGGCACTTTGGGTGTTTCTTCAGCGGCAAATGTGCCTGGTTCCAGGCAACTATCGACAGTTTCTAAAGGGGTTAATGGTGAGGCCTATATTTTCGGCGGGCAGGGCTATTCTGCAAGTGGCGAAGGATTTCTCAATGATCTGTGGAAATGGGATGGAGAGAATTGGACCTGGGTAGCGGGTATTTCAGACGATGGAGAGTACGGCAACTATGGAACCCAAATGGTCGCAGCAAGTAGCAATACACCTGGGGCGAGGATAGCTCCCACTTCATGGGTTGACCAAAACGGAAACTACTGGTTATTTGGAGGATATGGGTATGCTACCTCTCAGTTAGGCACACTCAACGATTTGTGGGTTTGGGACGGGCAACAATGGATGTGGGTCAAGGGATCAAACTTAAACTATAGCGACGGAAATTTCGGACAACAAAATGTTACCGAGTCATCCAACACGCCACGTGCATTGAGCGGAGCAGTTATTTGGCGAGAAGAGAACGGAAATGTCTTACTTTTTGGAGGTAGCTGGGGTCAGTTAGACGACCAATACTCAGGTGATTTATGGCGTTGGGACGGAGTGAACTGGACCTGGGTGAAAGGAAGTGGAAAGCAAAATCAAATAAGCCTATTTGGAGAGCAAGGCATACCATCAAGCTCAAATCTTCCTGGATCGAGGTTCTATCCTGCCGTATGGCATGATCCAGATGGCTACGTCCATATTTATGGGGGAGTCGGGCACGATGCTCATCTGGCATATGGAGATGCCTTGTGCGATTGGTGGAAGTGGGACGGAACTGACTGGACATGGGAGTCGGGATACCAGCAAATTGTTGTACCTGGCAATTTCGGTTCAAAAGGAGTTCCGTCAAGTGAAAATATTCCTGGGCCAAGAAGAAATGCCGCTAGTTGGTTGGACTCACAAAATAATTTTTGGCTGTTTGGAGGTGTTGGACTGGACGGAAGCTACAGTACCGGAAGTCTAAATGATCTTTGGAAGTGGGACGGTGACGTGTGGACTTGGGTAAGTGGTAGTAGTTCAATGATGCAAAGGGGCAATTATGGAGCGCAAGGAGTGGCCAGTGCCAGTAATACTCCAGGAGCCAGGTTTGGCTCCGTTACTTGGACAGACACAGAAGATAACCTTTGGCTTTTTGGGGGCTGGGGCAACGATGGTAATGGCTATCATAGCTTGCTTAATGACTTATGGAAATGGGATGGCGAGAATTGGGTTTGGGTATCCGGAAGCAAATTGTCTAAAAGTCAGGGGATGTATGGCATTTTAGGCATTGGAGATGCGTCAAACCAGCCTCCTTGCCGCTATAACGCTAGTTCCTGGGTTGATTTACAGGGGAACTTATGGTTGTTTGGAGGAAGCTCCTTCACCGAAAACGGTCAAACTGTTGCTCTGAACGACCTTTGGAAGTGGGATGGGGAAGTATGGACATGGATGAGCGGAAGTGATGCACCTAATGGCCAAGGTATTTACGGGACAAAGGATGTCGCTGACCCAGCTAACTCTCCTGGCGCCAGATCAATGGCATCATCAGCAGTAGATCAAGAGGGTAACTTGTGGCTTTTTGGGGGAGGAGGTTTCAGTGATTTATGGAAATGGGATGGAAGTGCATGGACCTGGGTTAATGGCTCCGATGAATTATATAAACATCCAATTTACGGGTTTTTGAATGTTCCTGACCCCTCTAACAGACCGGGTTATCGTCAGGAAGCGTTTGCCTGGTTCGATTCGTCTGGCCGTTTTTGGTTCTTCGGAGGATCCGGCTATGACATGCAGGCAAGTAACGAACTCTGGGTGCGGGAAGAAGGTGTCTGGAGGTGGGTCAAAGGAAACGGTGTTACATCGGCGAAATTCGGCAGTTATGACAAAATGAGGGAATCCTCTTTTGACAGCTACCCAGGAGGGAGGAAATCAATGGCTGCTGGTGTGGCACCAGATGGAGCACTATATATATTTGGTGGTTTAGGGCAGCCAGTCCATGTGCGCTCTGAAAGAAATGACTTTTGGCGGTTGGAGATTGGCAGCTTTGAGGCTGTTATTGAGTTTCCTGCGATGCCGGACAAAACCTTCGGAGACGCTCCATTTGAACTTATCGTTGAAGGAGGAATTCCAGAAACACCCTTTGTTTTCCAGAGTAGTAATGAAGAGGTAGCAATTGTTGACGGGTCTACGCTCACAATTGTTGGCGCTGGTGAGGCTGTTATTTCGGCTAGCCAACCGGCAGCAAATGATTATTTTTCGCCAGCGCCGGTACTACAGACACTGGTCGTCCACAAAGCCCCATTGATTATTTCTGCCTTGGACAAAGAGGTCGTTTATCAGGAGAATATGCAAGACTTGCTTGAGGTGTCCTCAGAAGGTTTCGTGAATGATGACGATGTAGATGACCTGGAAGGAGAGCTGCAATATGAAGCAATTCCAACTTCTGTGGGAGACTACGCTGGGGCCATTGTGCCTTTTGGCTTAAGCAGCAGCAATTATGAGATCAGCTACTTTGCCGGTGACCTTACCGTTCTTCCAAGACCAATAAGTGTAGTAGCAATTGACAAAGAGAAGTTTTACGGAGCAAGTGATCCTGATTTTTCTTTTAAGGTCACCGAGGGGAGCCTGGTTGGCGAAGACCTGTGGAGCGGGGTATTGCAGAGGGAGGTTGGCGAGGCCATTGGGTCTTATGGAATTAATCAGGGTACATTGAGCGCCGGTGAGAATTACTTACTCTCATTTATCGGGGCAACTTTTACAATTGAAATAGCCCCCATTTTGATAACCGCTGATGCAAACAGCAAGATTTACGGCAGTGCTGATCCTTTGCTGTCTTTTGAAATATTAGAAGGAGCCTTGAAAGACGGGGATGAATTTAGCGGATCACTTCATCGGGAAGAGGGAGAAACAGCTGGTGAGTATGTTATTGATATTGGACTACTGACTGCTGGCAACAATTACTTGGTTACACTGAAACCATCTACCTTCAAAATCGAGCCCAGGCCGATGACTATTACAGCCAATTCGGCTAGCAAAACCTATGGAGAAACCGACCCAGACCTAACTTATAGGGTATCAGCCGGGGAAGTCCTTGAATCAGACGAATTTACCGGTGCTTTGACAAGGACTGAGGGCGAGAATGCTGGTGAATATGCTATTGAGCAGGGTTCCCTTACCTTGGGAAGCAATTATGCTATTGACTTCACCGGCGGTGTCTTTCTTATTCAAAAGGCAAGTCAAACCATCCAGTTCGACGACCTTCCCGATGTTAGCTTGAGCATTTCGGAGCTGAGTTTGAACGCTACCGCCACGTCTGGACTGCCTGTAAACTATACTGTATCCGGGTCAGCCGAATTGGATGACAACAATAAGTTGACATTGTTAGATGCAGGCGAGGTGCTAGTAACAGCCTCTCAGTCTGGAAATAGCAACTACCTGGCTGCACTTGATGTCACACATGCTTTTTCAGTCCTTGCTGATGTTCGGATCGATCAGGAAATCACTTTCGAGCTTATTTCATCAGTGATGGTAGGACATGAGCCGATCGAGCTTAGTGCCTCAGCTAGTAGTGGATTGGCCATAGAATATTCTATTGAAGGACCAGGAGAGATAAATGAGGGGCTTCTGACTGTTACCGGGGCAGGAGAAATAATTATTACTGCAGGCCAACCTGGGAATGAGGAGTACAAACCGGCCATTCCCGTCACGAGAGAAATGGAGGTGACAGCCATGCTGACCATTTCAGGTAAAGTGACCACCCCTGATGGGGAGGCTGTTGCTGGTAAAGTGCAACTTTTCTATAAAACAGGCGGCTTGGCAAAACAGATTGATACTTCTGATGGAAGCTATCTCTTCGAGCATCTGGCGACAGGGGAATACTACCTTCGTATGGTATCCTTGGGCGAGCTCTCAAAAGACTATTATCCTACTTATTATTTCCATGGGTTGCATTGGGAACATGCATTGTCCATAGAATTGAGTGGCGAGAGTTTGTCGGGCATTGACTGGGAACTGATTGCCAAGGACCACGATGATGGTCATCATGGAAAGGGCCATGTTAGAGGCAGAGTGGTCTCGAGTGAAGAGGGTGACGGAGCGAAAATTATCAGGGGCAGGCTGTTGGATGGAACACCGATGCCGGATGTATCCGTCTATTTATTCGGGGAAGGAGGAACGGTCTACGCAGAGGCAGTTTCTGATGACTCTGGTGATTTTGAAATCCGCAATATAGAGGCGGGGCGTTATTTTCTATTCATCGATGTAGTAGGAGCGGCCGCTGATGCCAACCAGAATACACTTGAAATTGACGAAACCCACACCCTCGAAGTCACTGCATCCGTGGGTAGCGCTGGAGTAAGCATCACTATAGCTGAAGTACTCAAAGCCTCGGCAGAGGCTTTCGATGTTAGTTTTTACCCAAATCCTGTGTCAGGTGAGTTGAAGATTGAGTTGCCAGAGGTGGCGAACGCCGGGACGTTCACGTTGAGCACTTATGACCTTCTTGGGAGGCTGTTACACTCAGTTTCAACAAGCAATCACCTTGTAATACTCGAAGTAAGAGACTATAAACCTGGAGTCTACCTTGTTATGATAAAAGATGTTTCAGGAAAAAACCTCCATATCCTGAAGATTATAAAGGAATAG
- a CDS encoding helix-hairpin-helix domain-containing protein has protein sequence MDNKEIISQFRLMASLMELHEENQFKIRGYTGAVFNLEKVDKPIATMTAEEIGALEGIGKSMAANIHQLLEKGTFDALEELRASTPAGVVEMLSIKGIGPKKIRLIWKELEIESLDALQKACEEGRVAGVKGFGEKTQQTILDGLKYRKANVGKLHFSEAEMAANQLIEALKKELGEKVPMSFVGPLRRLLEVIDTLELLVGSLNSDVIIKAIEKSGLGEVSLQQSGPYSIRGHVNEPYITFHIRLCEEKQFTEKLLLYTAAPLHLNQTLAEGAVLRDKLTERAFATEEEAYKHAGLAYIAPELREGSFEIALAQENKLPKLVEMSDLKGILHNHSTYSDGKNTLKEMAVYCKELGYEYLGISDHSRSAFYASGLEANRVKDQQVEIDALNKELAPFRIFKGIESDILPDGSLDYETEVLASFDFIVASVHSVLNMDLQRATTRLLKAIKNPFTTMLGHPTGRLLLERKGYPIDHKTVIDACAEEGVIIEINAHPWRLDLDWRWVHYAIEKGVMLSINPDAHETEGYHDMRYGLLVGRKGGLTKEMTFNALSTAEVAAHFEKRKKRAAEMVKYQQAER, from the coding sequence TTGGACAACAAAGAAATAATCTCACAATTCCGGCTCATGGCTTCGCTTATGGAGCTTCATGAAGAAAACCAGTTTAAAATTCGTGGCTACACCGGTGCGGTTTTCAACCTTGAAAAGGTGGACAAACCCATCGCTACCATGACGGCAGAGGAAATCGGGGCCCTGGAAGGAATCGGGAAATCGATGGCCGCCAACATCCATCAGTTGCTCGAAAAGGGCACCTTTGATGCGCTGGAGGAGCTCAGGGCATCAACGCCTGCCGGGGTGGTAGAAATGCTTTCCATCAAAGGCATTGGCCCGAAGAAGATCAGGCTGATCTGGAAAGAGCTGGAAATTGAAAGTTTGGATGCTTTGCAGAAAGCCTGTGAAGAAGGAAGGGTAGCTGGTGTGAAAGGCTTTGGAGAGAAGACCCAGCAAACTATTCTTGATGGCTTAAAATACAGAAAGGCCAACGTGGGTAAGCTTCATTTTTCGGAAGCAGAGATGGCAGCCAATCAGCTGATTGAAGCCCTAAAAAAAGAGTTGGGAGAAAAAGTGCCCATGAGTTTTGTCGGCCCGCTGAGGCGTTTGCTGGAGGTGATCGACACGCTGGAATTGCTTGTTGGGTCGCTGAATAGTGACGTCATCATAAAGGCGATTGAAAAAAGTGGTTTGGGAGAAGTCAGCCTTCAGCAATCGGGGCCCTATTCCATCAGGGGGCATGTGAACGAACCTTATATCACTTTCCATATCAGGCTATGCGAGGAAAAGCAATTCACAGAGAAGCTTTTGTTGTACACAGCCGCACCGCTTCACCTTAACCAAACGCTGGCAGAAGGTGCTGTACTGCGTGATAAGCTAACAGAAAGGGCTTTTGCTACTGAAGAGGAAGCGTATAAGCACGCTGGCTTGGCCTATATAGCGCCGGAGCTAAGAGAAGGGTCGTTCGAAATAGCCCTGGCACAGGAAAATAAGCTCCCCAAGCTGGTAGAAATGAGTGACCTCAAAGGAATTCTTCATAATCACTCTACCTACAGCGACGGAAAAAACACTTTGAAGGAAATGGCAGTCTACTGCAAGGAGCTGGGCTATGAGTACCTGGGCATTAGCGACCACAGCCGTTCCGCCTTTTATGCCAGCGGCCTCGAAGCCAACAGAGTAAAAGACCAGCAGGTGGAGATTGATGCGCTCAACAAAGAGCTGGCGCCGTTCCGTATCTTCAAAGGCATAGAATCTGACATTCTACCCGACGGCTCCCTCGACTATGAAACCGAAGTGCTGGCATCGTTCGACTTTATCGTTGCCTCGGTGCACTCGGTGCTCAACATGGATTTGCAGAGAGCTACCACCCGATTGCTAAAAGCCATCAAAAACCCGTTTACCACTATGCTTGGTCACCCCACTGGCCGGCTGTTGCTGGAACGAAAGGGCTACCCCATCGACCACAAAACAGTGATTGATGCCTGCGCTGAAGAGGGTGTGATCATCGAAATCAACGCCCACCCCTGGCGGCTCGACCTCGACTGGCGCTGGGTGCACTATGCCATCGAGAAAGGCGTGATGCTTAGCATTAACCCCGATGCCCATGAAACCGAAGGCTATCACGACATGCGCTACGGGCTTTTGGTGGGTAGAAAAGGTGGCCTCACCAAAGAGATGACTTTCAATGCGCTGTCGACAGCGGAAGTGGCTGCCCATTTTGAGAAACGAAAGAAGCGGGCGGCTGAGATGGTGAAATACCAACAGGCCGAACGTTAG
- a CDS encoding glycosyltransferase family 9 protein: MKVLILRFSSIGDIVLTSPVPRVLKTQLDDVEVHYATMARFKFLLEENPYIDKIHVLEKGDKQLIETLKTENFDYVIDLHHNLRTLRIKWALKAKAYAVDKLNWQKYLMVNFKVNKLPNRHIVDRYLDTLKPLGGKPDQLGLDYFIPDKDEVDITWLPESHRNGFITYAIGGQHGTKKLPVKRMIELCDRINKPVILLGGKEDAEAGEEIARFFERTKNSSGYEESLKELGKKTEIFNGCGKFNFNQSASLVKQSSVVFSHDTGLMHVAAAFGKTVYSIWGNTIPSFGMYPYRTKFIVFENNKIKCRPCSKIGFDKCPKGHFKCMNDLVFDFYIP, translated from the coding sequence ATGAAAGTACTCATCCTACGGTTTTCGTCTATCGGAGACATTGTACTCACCAGTCCGGTGCCAAGGGTGTTAAAAACCCAACTCGACGATGTGGAAGTGCATTATGCCACCATGGCCCGGTTCAAATTTCTTCTGGAAGAGAACCCATATATTGATAAAATCCACGTTCTGGAGAAGGGAGACAAGCAGCTGATTGAAACACTTAAGACAGAAAACTTCGACTACGTCATTGACCTCCACCACAACCTAAGGACGCTGAGGATCAAGTGGGCGCTGAAGGCAAAGGCCTATGCTGTGGACAAGCTCAACTGGCAAAAGTACCTGATGGTCAATTTCAAAGTAAATAAATTGCCCAACCGCCATATTGTTGACCGCTACCTCGACACCTTAAAGCCATTGGGTGGCAAACCTGACCAGCTGGGCCTCGACTATTTTATTCCGGACAAAGACGAGGTAGATATCACCTGGCTGCCAGAAAGCCACCGCAACGGATTTATTACCTACGCTATTGGTGGCCAGCACGGCACCAAAAAGCTACCGGTAAAGCGCATGATTGAGCTTTGCGACCGAATTAACAAACCTGTCATCCTGTTGGGAGGAAAGGAAGATGCTGAGGCTGGCGAGGAAATAGCACGGTTCTTCGAACGAACAAAAAACTCAAGTGGCTATGAGGAGAGTTTGAAAGAGCTGGGTAAAAAAACAGAAATATTCAATGGCTGTGGTAAATTCAACTTCAACCAGTCGGCGTCGCTTGTGAAGCAGTCGAGCGTTGTTTTTTCGCACGACACTGGTCTTATGCACGTAGCGGCTGCCTTCGGGAAAACAGTCTACAGCATTTGGGGCAACACCATCCCTTCGTTCGGCATGTACCCCTACAGAACAAAATTTATCGTGTTTGAAAATAATAAAATCAAATGCAGGCCCTGCTCCAAGATAGGTTTCGATAAGTGCCCAAAGGGCCATTTTAAGTGTATGAACGACCTCGTTTTTGATTTCTATATTCCTTAG
- the pyrR gene encoding bifunctional pyr operon transcriptional regulator/uracil phosphoribosyltransferase PyrR — translation MQKRLLFDGRLLQFTINRLCQQLIENHGDFANSVLMGLQPRGIFLAERIRTSLESLLNKKILLGYLDTTFHRDDFRRRDAPIAPHETKVNFVIEGKNVILIDDVLFTGRSVRAALDAMVSFGRPEKVELLTLIDRMYSRDIPVEATYVGRRVNTVRSQRILVELKEQGMPEDNIWIMEKEDEA, via the coding sequence ATGCAAAAACGGTTGCTCTTCGACGGACGTCTTTTACAGTTCACCATCAACAGGCTTTGTCAGCAACTTATTGAAAATCACGGCGACTTTGCCAACTCCGTTTTAATGGGTTTGCAGCCCAGGGGCATCTTTTTGGCCGAAAGAATCCGCACCAGTCTTGAGAGCCTTCTGAACAAAAAAATCCTTCTTGGTTATCTGGATACTACTTTCCACCGGGACGACTTCCGTCGCCGGGATGCGCCTATCGCTCCTCACGAAACCAAAGTCAACTTTGTCATTGAAGGCAAAAATGTCATCCTGATCGACGATGTGCTGTTCACTGGCAGGTCGGTGCGGGCAGCACTGGATGCTATGGTAAGCTTTGGAAGGCCAGAGAAAGTGGAGCTGCTGACTTTGATCGACCGCATGTACAGTCGGGATATTCCGGTAGAGGCTACTTATGTAGGCAGAAGGGTGAATACTGTGAGAAGCCAGCGAATATTAGTTGAACTAAAAGAACAGGGCATGCCTGAAGACAATATCTGGATCATGGAAAAGGAGGACGAGGCATGA
- a CDS encoding aspartate carbamoyltransferase catalytic subunit: MSKLSTRHLLGIKDITEEDIQLIFQTADNFKDVLNRPIKKVPSLRDITVANVFFENSTRTRLSFELAEKRLSADVVNFSSSSSSVKKGETLLDTVNNILAMKVDMVVMRHASPGAPHFLSKHVKANIINAGDGTHEHPTQALLDAFSIREKLGDVAGKKVAIMGDILHSRVALSNIFCLKKLGAEVMVCGPITLIPKFIGELGVKVEYDVKKALEWCDVANVLRIQLERQQIKYFPSLREYSIYYGINKQLLDTLNKEIVIMHPGPINRGVELNSDVADSDHSIILGQVENGVAIRMAVLYLLAGVKEV, encoded by the coding sequence ATGAGCAAGCTGAGTACCCGCCATTTGTTGGGCATCAAAGATATCACGGAAGAGGATATTCAGCTCATTTTCCAAACGGCCGACAACTTCAAAGACGTACTTAACCGGCCCATCAAGAAAGTCCCTTCTTTGCGTGACATCACCGTGGCCAACGTTTTCTTTGAAAACTCCACCCGTACAAGGCTTTCTTTTGAGTTGGCAGAAAAAAGACTTTCCGCCGACGTTGTTAATTTCTCCTCCTCATCCAGCTCCGTAAAAAAAGGAGAAACCCTGCTCGATACCGTCAACAATATCCTGGCCATGAAAGTGGACATGGTGGTGATGCGCCACGCCAGCCCCGGGGCTCCCCACTTCTTGTCAAAGCATGTAAAGGCCAACATCATCAATGCCGGAGATGGCACCCACGAGCATCCTACCCAGGCACTGCTCGATGCCTTCTCCATCAGAGAAAAGCTGGGTGATGTAGCTGGAAAAAAAGTGGCCATCATGGGCGACATACTGCACTCAAGAGTAGCCCTTTCCAATATCTTCTGCCTTAAAAAGCTTGGTGCTGAGGTGATGGTGTGTGGCCCGATTACGCTAATTCCGAAATTCATCGGCGAGCTGGGCGTGAAGGTAGAGTATGATGTCAAAAAGGCCCTGGAATGGTGCGATGTCGCCAACGTACTTCGTATTCAGCTCGAAAGGCAGCAAATCAAGTACTTTCCCTCGTTGCGGGAGTACTCGATATATTATGGCATCAACAAGCAGCTGCTCGACACCCTGAACAAAGAGATTGTGATCATGCACCCCGGGCCCATCAACAGGGGGGTGGAACTCAACAGCGACGTAGCCGACTCCGACCACTCTATTATACTCGGGCAGGTGGAAAATGGCGTAGCCATCCGCATGGCAGTGCTGTACCTACTGGCCGGTGTGAAGGAGGTGTAG